The following proteins are encoded in a genomic region of Aquifex aeolicus VF5:
- a CDS encoding AAA family ATPase — protein sequence MGILNKFLKKEERKEEKTPEFTVGDLKFKYFPLKRDPDAKIEEYWIETLDVSEDAYWVLVGRRHGIFQLYDWAGNLHRLPSKPPAQSITDIVFRGKYLGVVAPPYLVIYYLENSKDPKTWKSVRISQEGLRPTGGLDIRKGSLAFGVVGEKVYVIDLSGDLTQTTVDFKSTFIYRDAEIGDLRALKILPNGKLFLSGTQGCAVFSIGGNLLRKLNYAGNRAIALYEDKVFIADNEKQKIAIYDSALDRVEGELELPHRVGLIDVSPEGSFLFSADEEENRLGVYDLRNNQFLGFLEGYGYSVVRVASDGSVYTSRWEEQEGKLYYFLEKFETNLIDFLYPKERQKQIIKNANEIYKEFKKVLKEAKTEEELESVKPLRELEEISVPLKEVRELILKAREELQERKLEVFYENIKKKLQEGTITGQDYNRLKEKIEEVSQEWKEKLEELRKEVVEFFNKKLNEHLEKVREAISRAKVKSFSELESLQEVKETRKFISTLPREFYNYANEELLKTLQEKLIEDRLKTFTIKLLEDKVIFGREEVEKFKAEPVRYKWHVKVEDKFLQDGKVFARLIFEREDGLSVEPKRYNNILEQSEVGHFPPWVGRYLKHLNGLCSAEQYRVPEFVSFEETPWFVQNLERFTSLVKEQLQYHEGILILEGDAGVGKNFLVEVFSALTNRPLFIIPCNSKMEKEDITFIYEFDPKKGTKKVYSDLVRALRTPGAVIYLDEINTLPPSLVKIFNPLFDYRRYLVLSYGEVVKARPDVILVGGMNPQNYLGVSELPQDIKSRADIMYVDYPPFEDEKGFYYPDEALILKDYLDTLASLNKEEFTYLWYYVVNDVKTQLGEKLRTPERERDVKLLFDLLKIANEIRKAYRAYQTQQSEEPVEFVFSIRDTIRCARRLRKYGDAKTVVMETIIPKISSPLEKEIVKSIIERAVG from the coding sequence ATGGGTATTTTAAACAAGTTCCTTAAAAAGGAAGAAAGGAAAGAAGAAAAAACTCCCGAGTTCACCGTAGGTGATTTGAAGTTCAAGTACTTCCCCTTAAAAAGGGATCCGGACGCAAAGATAGAGGAGTACTGGATAGAAACCTTAGACGTTTCCGAAGACGCCTACTGGGTTCTTGTAGGAAGGAGACACGGCATATTCCAGCTCTACGATTGGGCTGGCAACCTTCACAGACTCCCCTCAAAGCCCCCCGCTCAGTCCATCACGGACATAGTCTTCAGAGGAAAGTACTTGGGAGTAGTAGCACCTCCATACCTCGTGATTTACTACCTGGAAAACTCAAAAGACCCCAAGACATGGAAAAGTGTAAGGATTTCACAGGAAGGACTAAGACCAACTGGTGGACTCGATATAAGGAAAGGTTCTTTAGCCTTCGGAGTGGTAGGAGAGAAGGTTTACGTAATAGACCTTTCAGGCGATCTCACCCAGACCACCGTTGACTTTAAGAGCACCTTCATATACAGGGACGCGGAAATAGGTGACCTCAGAGCTTTAAAGATACTTCCGAACGGGAAGCTTTTCCTGAGCGGAACGCAAGGGTGTGCGGTTTTCTCAATAGGCGGTAATCTTCTCAGAAAACTGAACTACGCGGGAAATAGGGCGATAGCCCTTTACGAGGATAAAGTATTCATAGCGGACAACGAAAAACAAAAGATTGCAATTTACGACTCCGCCCTGGATAGAGTGGAGGGAGAGCTTGAACTCCCCCACAGGGTTGGACTCATAGACGTTTCTCCGGAAGGTAGCTTCCTCTTTAGTGCGGATGAAGAGGAAAACAGACTCGGCGTTTACGACCTGAGGAACAATCAATTTTTAGGATTTCTGGAAGGGTACGGCTACAGCGTGGTCCGTGTAGCCTCAGACGGAAGCGTTTACACCTCAAGGTGGGAAGAACAAGAAGGAAAGCTTTACTACTTCCTTGAGAAGTTCGAAACTAACCTCATAGACTTCTTGTATCCCAAGGAAAGGCAAAAGCAGATAATCAAGAACGCAAACGAGATATACAAGGAGTTTAAAAAAGTCTTAAAGGAGGCAAAAACCGAAGAGGAACTTGAGTCCGTAAAGCCCTTAAGGGAACTTGAAGAAATAAGCGTTCCTTTAAAGGAAGTAAGAGAATTAATACTGAAGGCACGTGAAGAACTTCAAGAGAGAAAACTCGAAGTCTTTTACGAAAACATAAAGAAAAAACTCCAGGAAGGAACAATAACCGGACAGGACTACAACAGACTCAAGGAAAAAATTGAAGAAGTCTCCCAGGAATGGAAGGAAAAGCTGGAAGAACTGAGAAAGGAAGTCGTTGAGTTCTTCAACAAGAAGTTAAACGAGCACCTTGAAAAAGTAAGGGAAGCCATATCAAGGGCAAAGGTTAAGAGTTTCTCGGAGCTCGAAAGCCTCCAAGAGGTAAAGGAAACAAGGAAGTTTATATCAACACTTCCCAGGGAGTTTTACAACTACGCAAACGAAGAACTCCTCAAGACCCTTCAGGAGAAATTAATAGAGGACAGGCTAAAAACCTTCACTATAAAACTCCTTGAAGACAAGGTAATCTTCGGAAGGGAAGAAGTAGAGAAGTTCAAAGCTGAGCCCGTAAGGTACAAGTGGCACGTAAAAGTAGAGGACAAGTTCCTGCAGGACGGAAAAGTATTCGCAAGGCTTATCTTTGAGAGGGAAGACGGCCTGAGCGTAGAGCCAAAGCGCTACAACAACATACTTGAACAGTCTGAAGTCGGGCACTTTCCCCCTTGGGTCGGAAGGTACTTAAAACACTTAAACGGCCTTTGTTCAGCAGAGCAGTACAGAGTTCCGGAGTTCGTCTCTTTTGAAGAAACCCCCTGGTTCGTCCAGAACCTTGAGAGGTTCACATCTTTAGTAAAAGAGCAGCTCCAGTACCACGAGGGAATACTCATACTTGAGGGTGACGCGGGTGTAGGTAAAAACTTCCTCGTTGAAGTATTCTCTGCTCTCACCAACAGACCCCTCTTTATAATCCCCTGCAATTCAAAGATGGAAAAGGAAGACATAACCTTCATTTACGAGTTTGACCCCAAAAAGGGAACGAAGAAGGTTTACTCCGACCTCGTTAGGGCCCTGAGAACGCCCGGAGCCGTGATATACCTTGACGAGATAAACACACTTCCTCCCTCTCTTGTCAAAATATTCAACCCCCTCTTTGACTACAGGAGGTACCTGGTTCTCTCTTACGGAGAGGTGGTAAAGGCGAGACCCGACGTGATACTCGTGGGGGGAATGAACCCTCAGAACTACCTCGGTGTTTCGGAACTCCCTCAAGACATAAAGTCAAGGGCGGACATAATGTACGTGGATTACCCTCCCTTTGAGGACGAAAAGGGCTTTTACTACCCCGACGAAGCCCTGATACTTAAAGACTACCTGGATACACTTGCTTCTCTGAACAAGGAAGAGTTTACGTACCTCTGGTATTACGTGGTAAACGACGTAAAGACACAGCTCGGAGAAAAACTCAGAACTCCCGAAAGGGAAAGAGATGTAAAACTCCTCTTTGACCTCCTCAAGATAGCAAACGAGATAAGAAAGGCTTACAGGGCTTACCAGACACAGCAGTCCGAAGAGCCGGTAGAATTCGTGTTCTCCATCAGGGACACGATAAGGTGTGCAA
- the flhB gene encoding flagellar biosynthesis protein FlhB — translation MAEEHKTERATPYKRRKVREEGNVAKSHEIASSLVVLLSLLLLLFLGTYIAKEVILIFLAVTGYVHADISELGSLYENFYENIVKVLTPLFFLALLVVILSHVAQFGFIFTLKPLSFKWERINPFEGIKRLISLTTLFETVKNTLKAFLLIGIAVFVLKGSLYFFLSSSTYPLAETLKSFIKTSAITLITLGVVALLIAFLDYAFKRWQYEKKIMMSRRELKEEYKQLEGHPEVKSRIKARMRELAKSRMMAEVPKATVVITNPTHIAIALKYNPEKDKAPVVVAKGKGTIAQKIVEIAENYSIPVVRKPELARALYPAVEVGKEISPKFYKAVAEIIAYVMFKKKKVYA, via the coding sequence ATGGCTGAGGAGCATAAAACAGAACGGGCAACTCCGTACAAAAGGAGGAAGGTAAGGGAAGAGGGAAACGTAGCAAAGAGCCACGAGATAGCATCCTCCCTTGTAGTCCTCCTTTCCCTTCTCCTATTACTCTTCCTTGGAACTTACATAGCTAAAGAAGTAATACTCATTTTTCTGGCGGTAACGGGATACGTCCACGCGGATATATCCGAGCTAGGAAGCCTTTACGAGAACTTTTACGAAAACATCGTTAAGGTTTTAACCCCGCTGTTTTTCTTAGCTCTATTAGTCGTCATTCTTTCTCACGTGGCACAGTTCGGATTTATTTTTACCTTGAAGCCTCTCTCTTTTAAGTGGGAAAGGATAAACCCTTTTGAAGGTATAAAGCGATTAATCTCTCTAACCACTTTATTTGAAACGGTAAAAAACACCCTGAAGGCTTTTCTGCTTATAGGTATAGCGGTTTTCGTTTTAAAGGGCAGTCTTTACTTTTTCCTCTCCTCTTCCACTTACCCTTTGGCAGAAACTCTGAAGAGTTTTATTAAGACCTCAGCTATAACGCTTATAACCCTCGGAGTGGTTGCCCTCCTAATAGCCTTTCTGGATTACGCCTTCAAACGCTGGCAGTACGAAAAGAAGATAATGATGTCGAGAAGGGAATTGAAGGAGGAGTACAAACAACTGGAAGGACACCCGGAAGTAAAGAGCAGGATAAAGGCAAGGATGAGGGAGCTCGCAAAGAGCAGGATGATGGCAGAAGTTCCCAAGGCAACAGTAGTTATCACAAACCCAACACACATAGCGATAGCCCTCAAATACAATCCGGAGAAAGACAAAGCTCCCGTTGTTGTTGCAAAGGGAAAGGGCACTATAGCCCAGAAAATCGTTGAGATTGCAGAAAACTACAGTATACCCGTAGTGAGGAAACCGGAACTCGCAAGGGCACTCTACCCTGCGGTTGAGGTAGGAAAGGAAATATCCCCTAAATTTTACAAAGCCGTAGCGGAAATAATAGCCTACGTTATGTTCAAAAAGAAAAAGGTTTACGCCTGA
- a CDS encoding secondary thiamine-phosphate synthase enzyme YjbQ → MKAYTKYLTFNTKKRRELIRITDEVKKAVEESEVKEGLCLVSSMHLTSSVIIQDDEEGLHEDIWEWLEKLAPYRPDYKHHRTGEDNGDAHLKNLLTHLQVVLPITNGKLDLGPWQEIFYAEFDGQRPKRVVIKIIGE, encoded by the coding sequence ATGAAAGCTTACACCAAGTACTTAACCTTCAACACGAAGAAGAGAAGGGAACTCATAAGGATTACGGACGAGGTTAAAAAAGCGGTGGAAGAAAGCGAAGTGAAGGAAGGTCTTTGTCTTGTTTCCTCCATGCACCTGACATCCTCCGTAATCATTCAGGACGATGAGGAGGGACTTCACGAAGACATCTGGGAGTGGCTCGAGAAATTAGCACCATACAGACCTGATTACAAGCACCACAGAACCGGAGAGGACAACGGAGACGCTCACCTAAAAAACCTCTTAACTCACCTTCAGGTAGTCCTTCCTATAACGAACGGGAAGCTGGATCTGGGACCGTGGCAGGAGATTTTTTACGCGGAGTTTGACGGACAGAGACCGAAAAGAGTTGTTATAAAGATAATCGGGGAGTAA